In the Labilithrix sp. genome, CGCGCTCACGCCGCCGATCCGCCTCGCGAGCGGCGTCCTCGAATACCGCCCCAACCCGGCCGTTCCCCCGGAGGAGCAGCGCTACCTCTACGTGTTCCCCGACGCGACGTGGATGATCGTCGACGGCTGGATGGGCCCGCGCTTCGGCCCCATCCTCAACGGCACCGCGGAGAGCCCGCCGCCCTCGCCGAGCCCGCCCGACACGTACCTCGAATATTGTTTCCCGCGCTCCGGCCGCGCCGAGGTCGACGGCGCGAAGTCGGCCGGCATCGACATGCAGTCGGATCACTGGGCGATGCGGTTCCGCACGACGGGCTCCGGCCTCTACGCCGAGATCGCGCACACGTTCGCGACGCCGGAGATCGCGCTGCACGAAGAGGCGGCACAGCGGGCGCGCTGCGCCGGCAAGAAGTGCCAGTCGATCCAGGGCCGCGTCGAAGGACGCGTCGTCCGCTACGCGATGCCGTTCGGCGCGCTCTGATCGCCGGATCAGCGCGTGAAGCGCGACCGCGGCACGACCTGCTTCGCCTGGCTCGGGCTCGACCACGAGAGGCGCGCCGTCGCGCCGCCGGTGCTCTCGTAGTATTCGAGCTTGATCGCGCGCGGCTGGCCGGCGGTGAACGCGACCCTCGCGCTGCGCGTGGTCGGCGAGTGATCGCGCCACTCGTCGATCACGATCGCGCCGTCGACGTAGAGGCGGAAGCCGTCGTCGCCGCGGACCTCGAGCGTGTACGTCTCGCTCGTCGGCGCGGTGAGCTTGCCGCTCCAGCGCGCGGCGAACGAGTCGCGCTCGATGATGGAGTCGGGCGAGCCGCTCCCCCAGTCGAAGTCGATCGCCGGATCGACGCGCGTGACCTTCGGCTCGCCGGTGAGCTCCTTCGTGTCCCAGTACTCGGCGAGGAGCCCGTCGGCCGGCTCCGCCGCCTCCCACGCGCGCTCCTGCGCCCGGATCTGCGCGAGGAAGGCGGGCACGTCGCCGAAGACGTCGCGCTTGCCGGTCCAGTCGGAGACCCATCCGCTGTTGATGAGGAGCACCGCGCCGGACGCGTCGACGCGGACGGGCCCGCCCGAGTCGCCGGGGCAGAGCGTGTTCCGGATCGTCGTGCCGAAGCGGTAGCCGATCTCGCGCTTCGTGCCGCCGCCGGTCTGGTGCTCCCAGTCGTCGTTGCAGCCGTAGCCGTAGATCGTGAGCGCGGTCCCGTTCGCCGGCTTCGCGGTCGCGAGCGGCGCCGGCCGCGCGACGTCCGCCGGCACCGGCGTCTTGAGGCGGAGGAGCGCGACGTCGACGGCGCCGAGGCCGCTCCGCGCGAAGGAGCGGTAGCGATCGATCGGGTAGCGCGCGGTCCCGGTCGGCTCCTTGTCGATGCGGAGGCTCCCGAACGATCCCGAAGCGTCGCGCGTCGCGTAGCGGACGCAGTGCGCGGCGGTGATCGCGACGCGCGGCGAGACGAGCGTCGCGGTGCAGTAGCTGCCCCAGCTGAAGCTCGCCATCCCGACCTCCGGCGCCTCGCGCGTGACGGCGCCGCCGATGACGGCGTCGTTCGTCTCGACCGAGGTCTCCACCTCCTCCTCGGAGGTGTCCGCCGCGCACCCGGTGAGAAGAGCCAAGCCGAGAAGCAAATGAAACCGCATCACGGCGGGAGGATTTATCGGGCGGGCGCGCGCGGCCGGCATCCCCGGCCCGTCTCAGCGGCATTTGCGCGAGTCGCGCAGCCCTCACCCCTGCGTGGGGGTTTACTCCCCGTCGGTCGCGTCGTCCTCGCGGAACATCGCCTTGGGGCGACGCTTCGGTTTGTCGAGAATACCGGATTTGAGGAGAAGCGTTCCTTCACCGATAAGAGCGGCTTCCGCGAGGAGGAGCGCCTGCTTCATCGGCCGATCGAGGCGCTGCGCCACCTCGTCGAGCTCGTCGCGGAGGCGCGCGGCGTCCTCGTCCGGGAGCGGGTCGGGGCTGAAGACCTGCCGCCACTCCTCGTACGCGTCGCGCATCGCGGCGATGGCGCGGTTGACGGGTCGATAGGCCTCGTCGCCGAGCATGCGCTGCACGTAGCTCGTCGCGAGGCGCTTCTCGATCTCCTGCACGAGCGCGTCGAAGTCCTCGCGCTTCAGCCGGCGCGCGCGTTCGCGCTCGCGATCGAGGTTGCGGAACAGGGCCTCGAGCAGCGGCGAGCGCGCGTTCACGGCGGCGATCGACGCCTCGAGCTTCTCGATCGCGGAGACCGCCGCGCCCTGCATTCGCTTGCCGAGGTCGCCGCGCGCGGAGGCGAGCTCCGGCAGGCGGAGGACGCGGAAGAGGACGTCGTCGGCGCCGTCGCGCGCCTCGGCGATGCGGCGGCGCGCGGTCTCGAGCCACGTCTTCTCGTCATCCATCCCCGGGTTCGGGGCGACGGCGGCGCTCGCGCCGGCGAGGCGCTCCTCGAGCACCGCGGCGTGCATCACGAGCTCGTATGTTTCGAGGACGGACACGGCGCGACGATACCACGCGCGCGGAGGCGGGCCGCAGCGTGAGCGATTGAAGGTTCTTGGCGCAACGCCAGTCCAATGGTGTACCGCTAGCTTTCGAGGGAGCTTGAAATGACGAGAAAGACGCTGGGATGTTTGATCCTCGCTGCAGGTATCGTCGCGTGTGACGACGACAAGAAGGGTGACGAGGCGTCGAAGGTGCCGCCCCCGCCGGAGCAAGGGGGTGTGCTCGGAGCCGCGCGCTTCCGCTACAAGTGCCTCCTTCCGTCGGACGCGCAGTGTGACTTCGACAAGGAGCTCGGCACCGGCGCGGGCGGCTCGAGCTCCAGCCTGCCCACCCTCGCGACCGGCTCGCGCTTCGGCCTCGAGATCGAGCTCAACGCGAGCGCGGGCGAAGGCGACGCGCCGGCGCTCACCGCGCTCCACCCGACCTTCGCGACGGTGGAGGCGGACGGCGTGACGCTGGTGCGCCCCGGCAAGACGACGATCGGGCTGAGCCGAGGGGCGGACATCGTCGACATGCTCGACGTCGAGGTCAAGGACCCGACCGGGATCAAGCTCTTCTCCGGCGATCCGCAGGGCCAGTTCACCGACGTGAAGGTCGGCGTCGGCTCGGTGAAGGCGACGGTGCAGTTCACGTTCCGCTTCCGCGCCGCGCTCGCGGACGGCGACCAGGTCCTCGCCGGCTCGGTGCCGTGCAAGTGGACGACGAGCGACGCGGAGATCGCGAACATCACGACCGAGCCGGAGGACAACATCGTCACGGTGGTGACCGGCACGAAGCAGGGGACCGCGACGATCAAGGTGGAGCTCGGGACGTTCTCGACCGAGATCCCGCTCACGGTGGGAGGCTGACATGAAGAAGCTCTTTTTCGTCTCCGCCGTCGTCCTCGCCGCCTGCAGCGACCCGCCGCCGCCGAGCCTCGCGCGGATCGCGATCGACGACACCACGAACGACGGCACCGCGGGCCTCACCTACGTCCGGAACGACGTCGAGCGCCTCGAGGCCGATCCGACGAAGGGCGTCGTCCTCGGCGACGGCCTCAGCTACGTGCTCACGCTGAGCCGCCGCATCGCCGACCCGCCGGACAAGAAGGCCGACTCCGAGGCGCTCCTGGAGAAGCCGTTCACGATGACGACGACGGGCGACGTCGTCACCGCCGCGCGGACGACGCAGTCGAGCCGCGTCATCATCCACACCGTGAAGCCGGGCGCCGGCACGGTGGTGTTCACGGTCGAGGGCGCGACGGGGAGCGTCACGATGCCGGTTACGGTCGTCGAGCAGAGCGCGGTCCCGAGCGACGTCTACCCGCCCGACGCGCCGCGTCCGACGCCGGAGGCGGGCGCCGACGACGCGGGAGCCGACGACGGCGGCACCTGACGAGCCGGCAGGCTCACGACGAAACGTGCGCCGCCGGTCGGGCCCGATCCGGCGATGACGGTGCCGCCGTGGCTCGCGACGATGCGCTTCACGAGCGCGAGGCCGAGCCCGGTCCCGGTCGCGCGCGTCGTGAAGAACGGCTCGAAGATGCGGGCCGCGTTGTCGCTCGCGATCCCGGCGCCGGAGTCCACGACCGCGAGCTCGATCGCGGTCGTGCTCTCGGTCGCGCGGCGGGTCAGCTCGATCGCGAGCTCGCCGCCGTTCGGCATCGCCTGAAACGCGTTCGCGACGAGGTTCACGACGGCGCGATGGATCATGTCGCGGTCGACGTCCGCGAGGAACGGCGCGTCGCCGGCGTCGTAGCTCACGCGGACGGCGCAGCCCGCGGGCCGCTCCGAGTCCACCGCCGCGACGGCCTCCTTCGCGATGCCGACGAGGTCGCGCGGCTCGAACGACGGCGCGAGCGGCCGCGTGAAGTCGAGGAGGTCGCGCACGGTCCGCTGCAGGCGCGCCGCTTCGTCCTCGACGATGCCGAGCAGCATGTTCGCGTCGGCGGCGGGTGGCGCCCTTCGCAGGGAGGTGAGGGCGTTGTAGATGATCGAGACCGGGTTGCGGATCTCGTGCGCGACGCTCGCCGCGAGCTCGCCCAGCGCGGCGAGGCGCTCCTGCTTGACGAGCTGCTCCTGCACGCGCGCCAGCTCCTCGCGCGCGGCCTCCTCGGCGGTGATGTTGTGGACGACGAACTGCAGCACCGGCTCGCCGGCGTACTCGCTGCGTGAGACGACGGACGAGTACCAGAGCACGCGCCCGTCGCGCGCGACGAACCGGTTCCGCAGCGGCCCGGAGTACTTCCTCCCGCTCGCGACGAACTCGGCGAGGAAGGCGGCGACGCGCGCCTGGTCCTCCGGATGAATGAGCCGGTTCTCGGCCTGCGGCATCTGAAAGTCGCCGACGGTGTACCCGGTCTGCTCCTCGAGCGCCGCGTTCGCGTACGTCATGCGCGACGACGCGTCGGTGATGAACACGATGTCGGGCGATCCGTCGACGAGCGTCCGAAAGCGCTCCGATAGCGAGGCGAGGTCGGCCTCGGTCTTCCGCGCCGCGGTGACGTCGCGATACACGAAGACGGTCCCGTCGCCGCAAGCGCGCGCCTCGACCGCGAACGCTTCTCCGCCGGCGGGCTCGCCCGGCGCCACGATCCCCGCCGCGATCGCCGCGGCGTTGCGGTACCGAACCTCGCCGTCGCGGCCGAGGACGACGACCGGCTGCGGCAGCGCCTCGAGCACGTCCCACGGATCGACCCCCTCGCGCGCCGCCACGGCGCAACGATAGCTCGACCCTTCACCCTTTGCGGCAGGCGCTACCGCGTGGGTCATTCGAGCGAGCGCGCCGAACAGATCGTCGCCGGTCTCGAGCTCCAGCAGGCGTCGTTTTTCTTCGATCGGCAGTGAACCTTCTCGTCGAGCCGCGGGCTGAGTACGATCGCGCACATGGCGCAGCCCTTCGTCGCCGAAGAGCATCACGTCGAGGAGGTCCGCGAGCACCTGGAGGACTACGTCGGGCTCGAGCACGTTCGCGTCCAGCGCCGCGACGACCTCCTCGTCTTCGAGTCGGGCCCCAACGAAGACGCCGTCCCGCACACCCGCTTCCGCCGCATCGGCGATCACCGCTGGCAGATCGAGGTGCCGCTGAAGGACGGCGGCTGGGACCGCCTCCCCCTCAGCATCCAGCTCATCGAAGCCGTCGACATCGTCATCTCCGAGTTCCCCTGGACCCTCGCCCCCCGAGAGCGCCCCAAGAGCCCGCCCCCCGACGGCTCGTGATCGTCCAATGAACTGAGTGCCGGAGGAGGGAGTCGAAGGCACCCGAAAGTGCGCCCGACGCGTCGACCTCCGATGCACGAAACAACGTAAAACAAGGCCCCGTTGCGATCGCCGAGTCGCCGGCTCACTCGC is a window encoding:
- a CDS encoding trypsin-like serine protease yields the protein MALLTGCAADTSEEEVETSVETNDAVIGGAVTREAPEVGMASFSWGSYCTATLVSPRVAITAAHCVRYATRDASGSFGSLRIDKEPTGTARYPIDRYRSFARSGLGAVDVALLRLKTPVPADVARPAPLATAKPANGTALTIYGYGCNDDWEHQTGGGTKREIGYRFGTTIRNTLCPGDSGGPVRVDASGAVLLINSGWVSDWTGKRDVFGDVPAFLAQIRAQERAWEAAEPADGLLAEYWDTKELTGEPKVTRVDPAIDFDWGSGSPDSIIERDSFAARWSGKLTAPTSETYTLEVRGDDGFRLYVDGAIVIDEWRDHSPTTRSARVAFTAGQPRAIKLEYYESTGGATARLSWSSPSQAKQVVPRSRFTR
- a CDS encoding PAS domain S-box protein, producing MAAREGVDPWDVLEALPQPVVVLGRDGEVRYRNAAAIAAGIVAPGEPAGGEAFAVEARACGDGTVFVYRDVTAARKTEADLASLSERFRTLVDGSPDIVFITDASSRMTYANAALEEQTGYTVGDFQMPQAENRLIHPEDQARVAAFLAEFVASGRKYSGPLRNRFVARDGRVLWYSSVVSRSEYAGEPVLQFVVHNITAEEAAREELARVQEQLVKQERLAALGELAASVAHEIRNPVSIIYNALTSLRRAPPAADANMLLGIVEDEAARLQRTVRDLLDFTRPLAPSFEPRDLVGIAKEAVAAVDSERPAGCAVRVSYDAGDAPFLADVDRDMIHRAVVNLVANAFQAMPNGGELAIELTRRATESTTAIELAVVDSGAGIASDNAARIFEPFFTTRATGTGLGLALVKRIVASHGGTVIAGSGPTGGARFVVSLPARQVPPSSAPASSAPASGVGRGASGG